The following coding sequences lie in one Arachis stenosperma cultivar V10309 chromosome 5, arast.V10309.gnm1.PFL2, whole genome shotgun sequence genomic window:
- the LOC130979517 gene encoding pentatricopeptide repeat-containing protein At1g12300, mitochondrial-like codes for MLSSSTSTITFIFRYSLLHIPNFVSFPSSSSLHSHSTRQVDEAVHSFTRMLSMRRPPSIIQFTKILGSLAKTNHFPTTISLFQQLQTRGIAPDLFTLSIVINCCFGMGSMTLAFSVLAKIFRMGFQPDTVTMTTILKGLCLCGSVEKAVRFHDRVLAHGFHFDQVTYGTLINGLCKTGHTSAAIQVLRKIPRYGIAPNVFMYSAIIDSLCKDTLVSQAFHLFSEMLAKGISPNVITYSSLIFGLCLEGQYKEAIDLLSDMGLRNITPNVRTYSILIDGLCKEGKIKDAKSVLAVMAKHGVKPDVVTYNSLMDGYCLVNQVNKAKYIFNTMAQIRVSPNVRSYSIMINGFCKSKMVDEALNLFEEMRRKNLVPDTVTYSTLIDGLSKSKRISRALELLIEMHHRGQPANVVTYNSLLDGMFKNQQPNEAFMLFNQMKESAIDLDIFTYNILIDGLCKGGRLIDAKEIFQDLSFKGYRPNVRTYNIIINGLCKEGLFE; via the coding sequence ATGTTGTCATCCTCAACCTCAACGATCACTTTCATTTTTAGGTATTCTCTTCTCCATATCCCTAATTTTGTTTCCTTCCCTTCCTCTTCATCCCTTCACTCTCATTCTACTCGCCAAGTTGATGAAGCTGTTCATTCCTTCACTCGCATGCTCTCTATGCGTCGCCCTCCGTCCATCATCCAATTCACCAAGATTTTGGGATCTCTTGCCAAGACCAACCATTTTCCTACCACCATTTCCCTTTTTCAGCAATTGCAAACCAGAGGAATCGCTCCCGACTTATTTACTTTGAGCATCGTAATCAATTGTTGTTTCGGCATGGGTAGTATGACGCTTGCTTTCTCTGTACTGGCCAAAATTTTCAGGATGGGTTTTCAACCTGATACGGTAACTATGACAACAATCCTGAAAGGTCTCTGTCTCTGCGGTAGTGTTGAAAAAGCAGTGCGCTTTCATGACAGAGTGCTGGCTCATGGATTTCACTTCGACCAAGTCACTTATGGGACCTTAATCAATGGGCTCTGTAAGACCGGACACACATCAGCTGCTATTCAAGTGTTGAGAAAGATCCCACGGTATGGCATTGCTCCTAATGTCTTCATGTACAGCGCAATTATTGATAGCCTCTGTAAGGATACACTTGTAAGTCAGGCTTTTCATTTATTCTCTGAAATGCTAGCTAAGGGAATTTCTCCTAATGTTATCACATACAGTTCTCTCATTTTTGGATTGTGTCTTGAGGGTCAATATAAGGAAGCCATTGATTTGTTAAGTGATATGGGGCTTAGAAACATTACTCCAAATGTTCGTACCTATAGTATTTTGATCGATGGGCTATGCAAGGAAGGAAAGATCAAAGACGCTAAGAGTGTATTGGCTGTAATGGCAAAACATGGTGTGAAACCAGATGTGGTTACTTATAACAGCTTAATGGACGGATATTGTTTGGTTAATCAGGTAAATAAGGCAAAATATATATTCAACACAATGGCCCAAATTAGAGTGTCACCCAATGTTCGAAGTTACAGTATCATGATTAATGGCTTCTGCAAAAGTAAAATGGTCGATGAAGCCTTGAATCTCTTTGAAGAAATGCGTCGCAAGAACTTGGTTCCAGACACGGTAACTTACAGCACTCTTATTGATGGCTTGAGCAAATCGAAGAGAATCTCCCGTGCTTTGGAGCTTCTTATCGAGATGCATCATAGAGGTCAACCCGCTAATGTAGTTACTTACAATTCGTTGTTAGATGGGATGTTCAAAAACCAACAACCTAACGAGGCATTTATGTTATTCAATCAAATGAAAGAGTCTGCCATTGATCTCGATATATTCACTTACAATATACTTATAGATGGCCTATGCAAAGGTGGAAGACTTATAGATGCAAAAGAGATTTTTCAAGATCTTTCCTTTAAAGGCTATCGTCCAAATGTGAGGACATACAA